A region from the Clostridium beijerinckii genome encodes:
- a CDS encoding SAM-dependent methyltransferase, with amino-acid sequence MTMELEKYYNKFCEDKRLTRKYAQVEFLTSMKYIHDYLGDNHEKILDVGAGTGRYSVQLANEGYDVTAIELVKHNLGVLKSKGSTVKAMQGTALDLSRFSENTFDMTLVFGPMYHLYTFEDKVKVLQEAKRVTKHGGVILIAYCMNEFSVLTYGFKENNIRACIDNGKLSDDFHVISEPEDLYDYVRIEDINKLNDEVRMQRIKLIAADGPANYMRPVLNAMDEDTFKLFMNYHFSTCERPELLGASGHTLDILRKE; translated from the coding sequence ATGACAATGGAGTTGGAAAAATACTACAATAAATTTTGTGAGGACAAGAGATTAACGAGAAAATATGCACAGGTTGAGTTTTTAACTTCTATGAAGTATATTCATGATTATCTAGGAGATAATCATGAAAAAATCTTAGATGTTGGTGCAGGGACAGGCAGATATTCTGTACAATTAGCAAATGAAGGATATGATGTTACTGCCATTGAACTTGTGAAGCATAATCTAGGTGTTTTAAAGTCAAAAGGAAGTACAGTAAAAGCAATGCAAGGAACCGCATTAGATTTATCAAGATTTTCAGAAAATACTTTTGACATGACGTTGGTGTTTGGACCAATGTATCACTTATATACATTTGAGGATAAAGTAAAAGTGCTACAAGAGGCAAAAAGAGTAACTAAGCATGGCGGTGTTATCTTAATCGCATATTGTATGAATGAATTTAGTGTATTAACATATGGTTTTAAGGAAAATAATATTCGTGCATGTATTGATAATGGGAAACTTAGTGATGATTTTCATGTTATATCGGAACCAGAAGACTTATATGATTATGTAAGGATTGAAGATATTAATAAGTTAAATGATGAAGTAAGAATGCAAAGAATAAAATTAATTGCAGCAGATGGACCAGCTAATTATATGCGACCTGTTTTGAATGCTATGGATGAAGATACATTTAAACTTTTTATGAATTATCATTTTTCAACGTGTGAAAGACCAGAACTGCTAGGAGCAAGTGGACATACATTAGATATTTTGAGAAAAGAATAA
- the vat gene encoding Vat family streptogramin A O-acetyltransferase: protein MIGPDKKKLYPNENIKTVCYINNLPKKPNVEIGEYTYYSDNKKSPEKFYDNIEHHYEFLGDKLIIGKFCAIAEGVKFIMNGANHRMDGITTYPFNIFGGGWEKVTPTVEQLPFKGDTVIGNDVWIGENVTIMPGVKVGDGVIIATNSTVVKNVEPYTIYGGNPAKFIKKRFSDETVEFLLKLHWWNWDEEKIFNNLEKLTSEAGLDQLMKEYK from the coding sequence ATGATAGGACCAGACAAGAAAAAGCTATATCCAAATGAAAATATAAAGACGGTTTGTTATATAAATAACCTGCCTAAAAAACCTAATGTTGAGATTGGAGAATATACTTATTATAGTGATAATAAAAAATCTCCTGAGAAATTTTACGATAATATAGAGCATCATTATGAATTCTTGGGGGATAAACTTATAATAGGCAAGTTCTGTGCAATTGCAGAGGGTGTTAAGTTTATCATGAATGGAGCAAACCACAGAATGGATGGGATTACAACTTATCCTTTTAATATCTTTGGAGGTGGCTGGGAAAAAGTCACTCCAACAGTAGAACAGTTGCCTTTTAAGGGAGATACAGTGATTGGCAATGATGTATGGATAGGTGAAAATGTAACTATTATGCCAGGGGTTAAGGTTGGTGATGGCGTGATTATTGCTACTAACTCAACTGTAGTAAAAAATGTTGAACCTTATACAATATATGGTGGGAATCCAGCTAAATTTATTAAGAAACGGTTTAGCGATGAAACGGTTGAATTTTTGCTAAAGCTTCATTGGTGGAACTGGGATGAAGAGAAGATATTTAATAATCTTGAAAAGTTAACATCAGAAGCTGGTTTAGATCAGTTAATGAAAGAGTATAAATAA
- a CDS encoding hydroxyacid dehydrogenase: MEGKFYNIDQVAEILGMHHKTIRKFITEGKLGANKVGRQWRISSQDLNAFMEQKVNADNKQTEIDEEIKISASEINSSVVRPKINISTVIEVNGIGKEQYMRISNTLIAVMNSKDPSLGSSTINMKYNEKEDRLKIMLWGKIKFTEEILSTVSILTETDNL; the protein is encoded by the coding sequence ATGGAAGGCAAGTTTTATAATATTGATCAAGTTGCAGAGATACTAGGTATGCATCATAAGACAATTAGAAAATTTATCACAGAAGGAAAACTTGGTGCAAACAAGGTTGGAAGGCAGTGGAGAATTTCTAGTCAGGATTTGAATGCCTTCATGGAACAAAAGGTTAATGCTGATAATAAACAAACAGAAATAGATGAGGAAATAAAAATTTCAGCAAGTGAAATAAATTCTAGTGTTGTGAGACCTAAAATAAATATCTCAACAGTGATAGAAGTGAATGGAATAGGTAAAGAACAGTATATGCGAATATCCAATACTCTCATTGCAGTTATGAACAGTAAAGATCCAAGCCTAGGCAGTTCAACAATAAATATGAAATATAATGAAAAAGAAGACAGACTAAAAATTATGCTGTGGGGAAAAATAAAGTTTACTGAAGAAATACTGAGTACAGTTTCTATACTTACGGAAACTGATAATTTATAA
- a CDS encoding Virginiamycin B lyase, which produces MNIKINEYKLPMEKSGPYGIALGTDGAMWFTEITGNKIGRITDNGEITEYNLPVQGSFPSMIIEGPDNALWFTENQGNRIVRITLDGDITEFNIPTKASGPVGICSDNDDALWFVEIMGNKIGRITTSGEIVEYKIPTENAKPHAIVSGVGGELWFTEWGSNQIGRITSCGKIVEYEIPTPGSEPHGLVLGPDGAIWFAEESNKIGQLVY; this is translated from the coding sequence ATGAATATAAAGATAAATGAGTATAAACTTCCAATGGAGAAATCAGGACCATATGGAATAGCATTAGGAACTGATGGCGCAATGTGGTTTACAGAGATTACTGGTAATAAAATTGGAAGGATTACAGATAATGGAGAAATTACTGAATATAATTTACCTGTTCAAGGCTCATTTCCTTCAATGATTATAGAAGGACCTGATAATGCACTTTGGTTTACAGAGAATCAAGGTAACAGGATAGTTAGAATTACCTTAGATGGAGATATAACTGAATTCAATATTCCAACTAAGGCCTCTGGACCAGTAGGAATCTGTTCAGATAATGATGATGCACTTTGGTTTGTTGAAATAATGGGTAACAAAATAGGGAGAATTACTACATCAGGTGAAATTGTTGAATATAAGATACCAACAGAAAATGCTAAACCACATGCAATAGTATCTGGTGTAGGTGGAGAATTGTGGTTTACAGAGTGGGGAAGTAATCAAATTGGAAGGATTACATCCTGTGGAAAGATTGTAGAGTATGAAATTCCTACACCAGGTTCAGAACCACATGGCCTTGTTCTTGGACCAGATGGAGCAATATGGTTTGCTGAAGAGTCAAACAAAATAGGGCAGTTAGTCTACTAA
- a CDS encoding acetylxylan esterase, whose amino-acid sequence MIKSFLMIGQSNMAGRGFIHEVAPIYNERIQMLRNGRWQMMTEPINYDRPVSGISLAGSFADTLSRQNQEDTIGLIPCAEGGSTLDEWAVDEVLFRHAISEAKFAMQSSKLTGILWHQGESDSVNGNYKVYYKKLLLIIETLRKELNAPDIPIIIGGLGDFLGKEGFGKSCTEYNFINQELQKFAFEQDNCYFVTASGLTSNPDGIHIDAMSQRKFGLRYFEAFSKKQHVLKPLINENELLNLNNDRSHTKAEKIYIKSMDFALGKISYEEFVSQVMQTNND is encoded by the coding sequence ATGATTAAGTCGTTTTTAATGATAGGACAATCAAATATGGCTGGGCGTGGGTTTATTCATGAGGTAGCCCCAATTTATAATGAAAGAATACAAATGTTGCGTAATGGTAGATGGCAAATGATGACAGAGCCCATCAATTATGACCGTCCTGTTTCAGGAATAAGTCTCGCCGGTTCATTTGCAGATACATTGAGTCGTCAAAACCAAGAAGATACTATTGGTTTAATTCCTTGTGCTGAAGGTGGAAGCACACTGGATGAGTGGGCTGTAGACGAAGTACTTTTTAGGCATGCAATATCTGAAGCTAAATTTGCTATGCAAAGTAGCAAGCTTACAGGAATTCTATGGCATCAAGGAGAAAGCGATAGTGTTAATGGTAACTACAAAGTATATTATAAAAAGTTACTTTTAATTATTGAGACTCTTAGAAAGGAGCTTAATGCTCCAGATATTCCAATTATTATTGGAGGTTTAGGAGACTTTTTAGGCAAAGAAGGATTTGGGAAAAGCTGTACTGAATATAACTTTATTAATCAAGAGTTACAAAAATTTGCTTTTGAACAAGATAATTGTTACTTTGTCACAGCCTCAGGTTTAACTTCTAATCCTGATGGTATTCATATTGATGCAATGTCTCAAAGAAAATTTGGTTTACGGTATTTTGAAGCATTTTCTAAAAAGCAACATGTATTAAAGCCATTAATTAATGAAAATGAGTTGCTAAATCTAAATAATGATAGATCACATACCAAAGCAGAAAAGATATATATAAAAAGTATGGATTTTGCATTAGGAAAAATATCATATGAGGAATTCGTATCTCAAGTTATGCAAACTAACAATGATTAA
- a CDS encoding peptidoglycan-binding protein, which yields MIKFKKSKTMASILMALTILVAVPTMASAHCDTMDGPTVADGKKAIESNNVNYVLKWVTPENEKEISEIFDLSMKTKDLSPEAKEISENYFFENLIRLHRTAEGAPFTGLKPSGTAIDEKVLAADKSIEVGNLSPIENLVEKDKVPELKERFEKVMDLKDYDINDVEAGREYIEAYVSYFKFAEGEEEGHEAHGAEVSHSTEAASLEKSHDEAETLPVIPWSLAGVFGLTTVVLGIAYHKKASK from the coding sequence ATGATAAAATTTAAAAAATCAAAAACCATGGCATCAATTTTAATGGCTTTAACTATTCTTGTGGCTGTGCCTACAATGGCTAGTGCTCACTGTGATACAATGGATGGTCCTACTGTAGCAGATGGGAAAAAAGCAATTGAGAGCAATAATGTTAACTATGTGTTAAAATGGGTTACCCCAGAAAATGAAAAGGAAATATCAGAAATCTTTGACCTTAGTATGAAAACCAAAGATCTGAGCCCAGAAGCTAAGGAGATTTCTGAAAATTATTTCTTTGAAAATTTAATTAGACTTCACAGAACAGCAGAAGGCGCACCTTTTACAGGTTTGAAACCTTCAGGAACTGCTATTGATGAAAAAGTATTGGCAGCAGATAAGAGTATTGAAGTTGGCAACTTATCTCCTATAGAAAACTTGGTAGAAAAGGATAAAGTGCCTGAACTTAAAGAAAGATTTGAAAAAGTAATGGATCTAAAGGACTATGATATAAATGATGTTGAAGCAGGTAGGGAATATATCGAAGCATATGTAAGTTACTTCAAATTTGCTGAAGGAGAAGAAGAAGGTCACGAAGCTCACGGTGCTGAAGTAAGTCACTCTACTGAAGCTGCGAGTCTTGAAAAAAGTCATGATGAAGCAGAAACTTTACCAGTGATTCCATGGAGTTTAGCAGGTGTATTTGGTCTTACAACTGTAGTATTGGGTATTGCTTATCATAAAAAGGCTTCAAAATAA
- a CDS encoding flavodoxin — protein sequence MRKTLIVYYSLFQNTANLALEIAIQTGGDIRELIPDKNYSFDYNTACKEVRNQISRGFCPKLISGGEPIADYETIFIGSPNWLKTLAPPVLSFLRAHDFTGKTVIPFCTHGGGGFGQIENHIARECPKSNILPGIAVNGTAQSEEVTKWLETIGYES from the coding sequence ATGCGCAAAACACTGATTGTTTATTATTCTCTTTTTCAAAACACAGCGAATTTAGCGTTAGAAATAGCAATCCAGACTGGTGGTGATATAAGAGAATTAATTCCTGATAAGAATTATTCTTTTGATTATAATACTGCTTGTAAAGAAGTAAGAAATCAAATTTCTCGAGGATTTTGCCCCAAGTTAATATCTGGAGGTGAGCCCATAGCAGATTATGAAACAATATTTATAGGTTCACCGAACTGGCTTAAAACATTAGCCCCCCCAGTTCTGAGTTTCCTTAGAGCACACGATTTCACAGGGAAAACAGTAATTCCATTTTGTACTCATGGAGGCGGTGGATTTGGCCAAATTGAAAATCATATAGCTAGGGAGTGCCCAAAGTCCAATATTCTACCTGGTATTGCTGTAAATGGAACTGCTCAATCGGAAGAGGTTACAAAATGGCTTGAGACAATTGGATATGAATCATAA
- the lepB gene encoding signal peptidase I — protein MKDWMFVIAFAVIIAVVINKFIFFVISVPSGSMYPTIKPKDKIITTRIHNVNKIKKGDILVFYSEEFQETMVKRVIGLPNDSVEIIEDGSVFINGQKIDESYVIYPDSRTGKFKVPNKEYLFLGDNRAHSLDSRSWKDPFISLENIKGRSLFILFPFDRVSKLE, from the coding sequence ATGAAGGATTGGATGTTTGTAATAGCTTTTGCGGTGATTATTGCGGTAGTGATTAATAAGTTCATTTTCTTTGTAATTTCAGTACCAAGTGGATCTATGTACCCAACTATAAAACCAAAAGATAAAATTATTACAACAAGAATACATAATGTCAATAAAATTAAAAAAGGTGATATATTGGTCTTTTACTCTGAAGAATTTCAAGAAACAATGGTTAAAAGAGTTATTGGGCTTCCAAATGATTCAGTTGAAATCATAGAAGATGGTTCAGTTTTTATAAATGGTCAGAAAATAGATGAATCCTATGTAATTTATCCGGATAGTAGAACAGGAAAATTTAAAGTGCCAAATAAAGAATATTTGTTTTTAGGAGATAACCGAGCACATTCTTTAGATAGTCGTTCTTGGAAAGATCCTTTTATTTCATTAGAAAATATTAAAGGAAGATCACTTTTCATTCTATTTCCATTTGATAGAGTATCAAAACTTGAATAA
- a CDS encoding nucleoside-diphosphate sugar epimerase: protein MNIILGATGQIGSMLIDNLLKKGQPVRAIVRNNFKEQELKDKDVEVAIANYFDLQALKKAFHGGNTVFLLTPENPQCENFLNETQIVLNNYRQAILSSKITKIVGLSSNGAQHESGTGNLMASYMLEHIFSDLDDVEQIYVRPSYYFSNWLGYLESVKEYGILPTFFPPDMKVPMIAPADVAEFLSDIIVHKNPQQRIYEITGPRSYSSLDIAKVFEDVLNRNVDLQQVLPEEWENTLLQVGFSKDGAKNLMLMTKAVIDGKTKNETTNPVCLSTDFEGYLKNI, encoded by the coding sequence ATGAATATAATATTAGGTGCAACAGGACAGATAGGTTCAATGCTTATTGACAATCTTTTAAAGAAAGGTCAGCCGGTAAGAGCTATTGTTAGGAATAATTTTAAAGAACAAGAATTGAAAGATAAGGATGTTGAGGTTGCTATAGCAAATTATTTTGATTTACAGGCCTTAAAAAAAGCCTTTCATGGAGGAAATACGGTTTTTCTACTAACACCTGAAAATCCTCAATGCGAGAATTTTTTAAATGAAACTCAAATAGTTTTAAATAATTATAGACAAGCAATTTTATCATCCAAGATTACTAAAATAGTGGGATTATCATCTAATGGAGCACAGCATGAATCTGGAACAGGAAATCTAATGGCGTCATATATGTTAGAGCATATATTCTCTGATCTTGATGATGTTGAACAAATTTATGTCCGACCTTCTTATTATTTTAGCAATTGGCTTGGATATTTAGAATCAGTTAAGGAATATGGAATACTGCCAACCTTTTTCCCACCAGATATGAAGGTGCCTATGATTGCACCAGCAGACGTTGCTGAATTTTTATCAGATATAATTGTGCACAAAAATCCACAACAGAGAATATATGAGATAACTGGGCCTAGATCTTATAGTTCTTTGGATATAGCCAAAGTATTTGAAGATGTATTAAACAGAAATGTTGATTTGCAGCAAGTGCTGCCTGAAGAGTGGGAAAATACATTGTTGCAAGTAGGATTTTCAAAAGATGGGGCAAAAAATCTTATGCTTATGACAAAAGCAGTTATTGATGGGAAAACTAAAAATGAAACAACTAATCCAGTTTGTCTTTCTACAGATTTTGAAGGGTATTTAAAAAATATATGA
- a CDS encoding serine hydrolase, whose amino-acid sequence MRKRLYIIFILITFLIPLAFYPLSVNADTIIENEAIDEFVTNYIKRNGLPGASVAIVKDGKLVYEKGYGHDSEGKPLTEKSLMRIGSVSKSFTAFSVLQLVDEGKINLDDPVVKYLPELIMDDTRLQKVTIRHLLSHTSGIPSPTIVPPANTLKAGVDRLHDWKLNWQPGDKYLYSNANYWILARLVEVISGMEFPQYLKQRIFSPLGMDDTLSAINSGDPVKGLSQGYITAYGTALPWSELEQMFAGSGGVISTAADMGKWLSMHTNEGKNMNGERLLSKSLLEESYSPQPGSLKYGLGWSLSSQNIKPTRISHSGALSTIQAQQDIVPSSGYAVAVMLNSFSTTLEHSYEISSGIIQLTEGQIPDTKAPRPKIIDLSLGFITLIYLILGIKGILRSKEWSNKRKQHPTWRYYLRLMPQVIPVLFIGWLFFIVPNLQNNSSTIKDAFGIWPAAMLFLSVVFLIGVIVTVRRVYYVQSVEHCR is encoded by the coding sequence ATGAGAAAAAGACTATATATTATTTTTATACTAATAACATTTTTAATTCCATTAGCGTTTTATCCTTTATCAGTTAATGCTGATACAATTATAGAAAATGAAGCTATTGATGAGTTTGTCACTAACTATATAAAACGTAACGGACTGCCTGGGGCATCCGTTGCAATCGTAAAAGATGGCAAATTAGTATACGAAAAAGGATATGGTCATGATTCTGAAGGTAAACCCTTAACAGAAAAGTCATTAATGAGAATAGGTTCTGTATCCAAATCCTTCACTGCATTTTCAGTTTTGCAATTGGTTGATGAAGGGAAAATTAATCTGGATGATCCAGTTGTTAAGTATTTGCCAGAACTTATAATGGATGATACTAGATTGCAAAAAGTTACAATAAGGCATTTGTTAAGTCATACATCAGGGATTCCAAGCCCGACGATTGTGCCACCAGCCAATACCTTAAAAGCAGGTGTGGACCGTCTACATGACTGGAAACTTAACTGGCAACCTGGAGATAAATATTTGTATAGTAATGCTAATTATTGGATACTTGCTCGATTAGTAGAAGTAATAAGCGGTATGGAATTTCCACAATATCTTAAGCAAAGGATATTTTCTCCATTAGGAATGGATGATACGCTATCAGCCATAAACTCAGGTGATCCTGTAAAAGGGTTATCTCAAGGATATATAACTGCATATGGTACTGCACTTCCTTGGTCAGAGCTTGAACAAATGTTTGCTGGTTCTGGTGGTGTAATTTCAACAGCAGCTGACATGGGAAAATGGCTTTCCATGCACACCAATGAGGGAAAAAATATGAATGGAGAAAGGTTGCTTTCAAAATCATTGCTAGAAGAATCCTATTCTCCTCAACCTGGAAGCCTAAAATATGGCCTTGGCTGGTCTTTAAGTTCACAAAATATTAAACCAACACGTATTTCTCATAGTGGGGCGTTATCTACTATTCAAGCACAACAAGATATTGTACCTTCTAGTGGATATGCTGTAGCTGTGATGCTTAATAGCTTTTCAACTACATTAGAACACTCATATGAAATTAGTTCAGGAATTATTCAATTGACTGAAGGACAAATACCCGATACTAAAGCTCCTAGGCCTAAGATAATTGATTTATCACTTGGTTTCATTACACTAATATACTTGATATTAGGTATCAAGGGTATTTTGAGGAGTAAGGAGTGGTCGAATAAACGAAAACAACATCCTACTTGGAGATATTATCTTCGTCTAATGCCACAAGTAATTCCAGTCTTGTTTATAGGATGGTTGTTTTTTATTGTTCCAAATCTACAAAATAATAGTTCTACAATTAAAGATGCTTTTGGTATTTGGCCAGCTGCTATGTTATTCTTATCTGTAGTTTTCTTAATTGGGGTTATAGTTACAGTTAGGAGAGTATATTATGTACAGTCTGTAGAACACTGTCGGTAA
- a CDS encoding DNA-binding response regulator yields the protein MNGNFVKKTILVVDDEENVSGLLKLYLEAEGFIVQIAEDGLKALELARKINPDLIILDIMLPFKDGWQVAQELRKDMDTPIIMLSAKGEESDKILGLNLGGDDYVTKPFSPGEITARVKAILRRTKSEALESEALKFPELVIDFSKYEIIVSGVKIVSTPKEVELMWLLANNPGIVFTRERLLDKIWGYDYLGDSRTVDTHIKRLRRKIEKGQLYTYLHTVWGVGYKFEVIKNEN from the coding sequence ATGAATGGTAATTTTGTAAAAAAAACAATTTTAGTTGTAGATGATGAAGAAAATGTTTCAGGACTTTTAAAATTGTATTTAGAAGCGGAGGGATTTATAGTACAGATAGCTGAAGATGGATTAAAAGCATTGGAACTTGCTAGAAAAATTAATCCGGATTTAATTATTTTGGATATTATGTTGCCATTCAAAGATGGTTGGCAAGTTGCACAAGAATTAAGAAAAGATATGGATACACCAATAATTATGCTATCAGCTAAAGGTGAAGAATCTGATAAAATACTTGGGTTAAATCTAGGTGGAGATGATTATGTTACTAAACCATTTTCGCCAGGAGAAATAACAGCAAGAGTGAAAGCAATCTTAAGAAGAACTAAATCTGAGGCTTTGGAGAGCGAGGCTCTCAAATTTCCTGAGCTTGTTATTGATTTTTCTAAATATGAAATCATTGTGAGTGGAGTTAAAATAGTAAGTACGCCTAAGGAAGTAGAATTGATGTGGCTTTTAGCTAATAATCCAGGAATAGTTTTTACTAGGGAAAGGTTACTAGATAAGATATGGGGCTATGACTATCTAGGCGATTCACGTACTGTTGATACTCATATTAAGCGCTTGCGCAGAAAGATAGAAAAAGGACAATTATACACATATCTTCATACAGTTTGGGGAGTAGGTTATAAGTTTGAGGTAATAAAAAATGAAAATTAA
- a CDS encoding DUF4180 domain-containing protein → MNITIIQKPKFEIAVVNSEEVLITDVQSALDLMATIWYEKGCYRILLNKSAIVEEFFDLSTRLAGEILQKFVNYNVKIAIVGDFSVYSSKSLKDFIYESNKGKHIFFVSDEKQGIEKLSID, encoded by the coding sequence ATGAATATAACTATTATACAAAAACCTAAATTCGAAATTGCTGTTGTTAACAGTGAAGAAGTATTGATTACGGATGTTCAGTCTGCTTTAGATTTAATGGCTACTATATGGTACGAGAAAGGCTGTTACAGAATACTTTTAAATAAATCAGCAATAGTTGAGGAATTCTTTGATTTAAGTACTAGACTCGCCGGAGAAATTTTGCAGAAGTTCGTTAATTACAACGTTAAAATTGCAATTGTAGGAGATTTCTCTGTTTATTCAAGCAAAAGTTTAAAAGATTTTATTTATGAGAGCAATAAGGGTAAACATATATTTTTCGTGTCTGATGAAAAGCAGGGAATTGAAAAGTTGAGTATTGACTAA
- a CDS encoding DNA-binding transcriptional regulator has translation MTKTKLLFELIMYVNTKRSFTAQDIAYEFNISVRTAHRYLMELSDLGVPLYTEQGRNGGYRILKNRLLPPIIFDESEAFAIFFAFQSLKYYKSLPFDVNIDSASRKLYISLPDDTKGKVDRLELVLSFWNQKRSVSSPFLTDIIEASIENHVLIIEYLSKSENKVKKVKPIGVYAYNGLWYMPALDMENNSVRLFRVDRILSLENSKIIHNVPINLADWLNNHKVNIPVRLYVKLTREGVRQCRSEPWLEPHITIINPNHGYINTEIDKDEIEFISNYFFQLGVDAKVIEPQEIIDNIKQRAHNIINHYQ, from the coding sequence ATGACAAAAACAAAGTTGCTATTCGAACTGATCATGTACGTAAATACTAAAAGGAGCTTCACTGCTCAAGATATTGCATATGAATTCAATATATCTGTCAGAACTGCACATAGATATTTGATGGAGCTCAGCGATTTGGGTGTTCCTTTGTACACTGAGCAAGGAAGAAATGGCGGCTATCGCATATTAAAAAATAGACTTCTTCCTCCAATAATATTTGATGAGAGCGAAGCATTCGCTATTTTTTTTGCTTTTCAGTCGCTTAAGTATTATAAGTCATTACCATTTGATGTAAATATTGATTCAGCTTCTAGAAAGTTATACATTAGTCTTCCTGATGATACGAAAGGTAAAGTGGATCGTCTAGAATTAGTTTTATCTTTTTGGAATCAGAAAAGAAGCGTTTCTTCTCCATTTTTGACTGATATTATTGAAGCTTCTATAGAGAACCATGTACTAATCATCGAGTATCTATCAAAATCAGAAAATAAAGTCAAAAAGGTCAAACCAATTGGCGTGTACGCATATAATGGACTTTGGTACATGCCAGCTTTAGATATGGAAAATAATTCAGTTCGTTTATTTCGAGTTGATCGAATCCTATCATTAGAGAACTCTAAAATAATTCATAATGTTCCAATAAACTTAGCAGATTGGCTTAATAATCATAAAGTCAACATACCAGTTCGATTATATGTTAAGTTAACAAGAGAAGGGGTGCGGCAATGTCGAAGTGAACCTTGGTTAGAACCTCATATCACTATAATCAATCCCAATCATGGCTATATTAATACAGAAATTGATAAAGATGAGATTGAATTTATTTCTAATTATTTTTTTCAATTAGGTGTAGATGCAAAAGTAATTGAACCACAGGAAATTATAGATAATATTAAACAACGAGCACATAATATAATTAATCATTATCAGTAA
- a CDS encoding PadR family transcriptional regulator: protein MIPLLILGLLKQNPGSYGYELLALMEERHYKYIVNFTKGSFYYNLQQLEEKQYIKKVNQSDNNRETNNYIITELGDKEFENLMYKYGSKTDYINLSFYAALLFANEYKSEELTKLIEIQIEQTKKKISLLEQSLEHNETIPTYFRKMLENSRSHHLVNVEWFEGLLKDED, encoded by the coding sequence TTGATACCATTACTAATTTTAGGTTTATTAAAACAAAACCCAGGTTCTTATGGGTACGAATTATTAGCCTTAATGGAAGAGAGACACTATAAATATATAGTAAATTTCACTAAAGGGTCATTCTACTACAATCTTCAACAATTAGAAGAAAAACAATATATTAAAAAAGTTAACCAATCAGATAATAATAGAGAGACCAATAATTACATAATCACTGAACTAGGGGATAAAGAATTTGAAAATCTGATGTACAAGTATGGATCTAAAACAGATTATATAAATTTATCTTTTTATGCAGCATTGCTATTTGCCAATGAATATAAAAGCGAAGAGCTAACAAAACTAATAGAAATACAAATCGAACAAACTAAAAAGAAAATATCTTTATTAGAACAATCTCTTGAGCATAATGAAACTATCCCTACTTATTTTAGAAAAATGTTGGAAAATTCACGTTCTCATCATTTAGTAAATGTAGAATGGTTTGAAGGATTGCTAAAAGATGAAGACTAG